A single region of the Undibacterium piscinae genome encodes:
- a CDS encoding LysR family transcriptional regulator, with protein sequence MTSPDLNLLISLDVLLAEGSVARAAQRLRLSPSAMSRTLARLRATTGDPLLVRAGRALVATPRALELRERLSQVVQEAEALLRPELAPDISQLVGSFSLRSSEGFVENFGAALIARVASEAPGVRLCFVQKTRKENDALRDGSVDLETGVVGVNMGPELRVQALFRDRYVGVVRSGHVLCEGEITAPRYAQGKHICVSRRGLASGPVDQALGAIGLQRDIATIVGGFSSALALARSSDLIASLPERHSGTLRAGMHSFPLPLSLPELTVSLIWHPRLQADPAHRWLRALVMDVCKNSD encoded by the coding sequence ATGACAAGTCCCGATCTCAACTTGCTGATTAGTTTGGATGTGCTGCTGGCCGAAGGCAGTGTGGCGCGTGCCGCCCAGCGCCTGCGGCTTAGCCCATCGGCCATGAGTCGGACGCTGGCACGCTTGCGTGCGACCACGGGTGATCCTTTGTTAGTGAGGGCAGGGCGCGCCCTCGTCGCGACCCCGCGCGCGCTAGAATTACGGGAGCGGCTTAGCCAGGTGGTGCAAGAGGCCGAGGCGCTGCTGCGCCCAGAGTTGGCGCCGGATATTAGTCAATTGGTCGGAAGCTTTAGCCTGCGCAGCAGTGAGGGTTTTGTTGAAAATTTCGGCGCAGCCTTGATCGCAAGAGTAGCCAGCGAGGCACCCGGTGTCAGACTATGTTTCGTGCAAAAAACGCGGAAAGAAAACGATGCGCTGCGCGATGGCAGCGTGGATTTGGAAACTGGGGTAGTCGGCGTCAATATGGGGCCAGAGTTGCGGGTGCAGGCACTGTTTCGCGATCGTTACGTCGGCGTAGTGCGCAGCGGCCATGTCTTGTGTGAGGGCGAGATCACTGCCCCGCGCTACGCTCAAGGCAAGCACATCTGTGTCTCGCGTCGTGGTCTGGCAAGCGGGCCGGTAGACCAAGCCTTAGGTGCTATCGGTTTGCAACGAGATATCGCCACCATCGTTGGCGGCTTTTCTAGTGCGCTGGCGCTGGCACGCAGTAGTGATCTGATCGCCAGCCTGCCAGAACGCCACAGCGGCACTCTTAGGGCTGGTATGCATAGTTTTCCTTTGCCATTGAGCCTGCCAGAATTGACGGTCTCTCTAATCTGGCATCCACGCTTGCAGGCCGATCCTGCCCATCGCTGGCTACGCGCCTTGGTCATGGATGTGTGTAAAAACAGCGATTGA
- a CDS encoding MFS transporter, producing the protein MSGRSTRWAVFSLALSSLLAALGTSIANVALPNLALVFHTSFQQIQWVLLAYLLAITSVIVSIGSLGDLLGRRRLLLTGLALFTLASGLCASASSLGLLIFSRALQGLAAAVMMALSMALVAETVPKEKSGSAMGLLGSMSALGTALGPSLGGLLLAQFGWQALFWVQMPLGFLSLLLATRFLPLDGTRLKTDSTQFDPLGSLLLALTLGSFSLAMTIGRGNFGVSNVALLLLSLVGLQLFIQAERKARSPLLRLALFRDYRLSAGLTMSSLVSSVVMASLVIGPFYLSGALDLDITTVGLVMACGPIVAALVGVPAGSLVDRYGTQSISVAGLLFMGTGCLAMVLLPIALGVPAYLLSLAFITAGYAAFQAANNTAVMARARAEQSGLISGMLNLSRNLGLIIGASLMAAVFAFGAATQNLLLATPAALVRGLHMSFAFATALIFIALLIACVSHALRKK; encoded by the coding sequence ATGTCAGGGCGTTCAACGCGCTGGGCTGTGTTTAGTCTAGCGCTCAGCAGTCTTTTGGCCGCCTTGGGCACCAGTATCGCCAACGTCGCGCTGCCCAACTTGGCGCTCGTTTTTCATACCTCATTTCAACAAATCCAGTGGGTGCTACTCGCCTATTTACTGGCAATCACCAGTGTGATCGTCAGCATCGGTAGCCTCGGTGATCTACTTGGACGACGTCGCCTGCTATTGACAGGCTTAGCACTTTTCACGCTAGCCTCGGGCTTGTGCGCCAGCGCCAGCTCGCTCGGCTTATTGATATTTTCCCGCGCCCTACAGGGTTTAGCTGCGGCAGTGATGATGGCGCTCAGCATGGCGCTGGTGGCCGAGACTGTGCCGAAAGAGAAATCTGGTAGCGCCATGGGATTACTAGGAAGTATGTCGGCGCTTGGCACCGCGCTCGGGCCCTCTCTGGGCGGCTTACTACTGGCACAATTTGGCTGGCAAGCTCTGTTCTGGGTCCAAATGCCGCTGGGCTTCTTGAGTTTGCTGCTCGCAACGCGTTTTTTACCGCTTGATGGCACGCGTCTAAAAACCGACAGCACTCAATTTGACCCTCTGGGTAGCTTACTATTGGCCTTAACATTGGGCAGCTTTTCACTTGCCATGACCATAGGGCGCGGTAATTTTGGAGTTAGCAATGTCGCGCTATTGCTACTTAGCTTAGTCGGATTGCAGTTATTTATTCAGGCTGAAAGGAAAGCCAGATCGCCCTTGCTACGCTTGGCGCTATTTCGCGATTACAGGCTTAGCGCAGGCTTGACCATGAGTAGTTTAGTGAGCAGCGTGGTCATGGCAAGCTTAGTGATCGGTCCCTTTTATCTTTCCGGCGCGCTGGATTTAGATATCACGACAGTCGGACTCGTGATGGCTTGTGGTCCTATCGTCGCGGCCCTGGTTGGCGTGCCGGCCGGCAGCTTGGTGGACCGTTACGGCACACAAAGTATCAGCGTCGCAGGCTTACTCTTCATGGGCACTGGTTGCCTGGCGATGGTGCTGCTACCGATAGCTTTAGGGGTACCAGCTTACTTGCTGTCGCTAGCGTTCATCACTGCTGGCTATGCAGCATTCCAAGCGGCGAATAATACCGCGGTGATGGCACGCGCTCGCGCTGAGCAAAGCGGCCTAATATCGGGCATGCTTAATCTGTCGCGCAATCTGGGATTAATTATCGGCGCCTCACTGATGGCTGCAGTATTTGCATTCGGTGCCGCCACACAAAATTTACTGTTAGCAACCCCTGCGGCGCTGGTGCGCGGCCTGCACATGAGCTTCGCATTCGCTACTGCTTTGATCTTCATCGCTCTTCTGATTGCCTGCGTGAGCCACGCGCTGAGAAAAAAGTAA
- a CDS encoding GNAT family N-acetyltransferase, whose protein sequence is MNILIKPCTPEDGAALALIGQATFLETFAGIIAGHAILKHCAQTHSPAQYQEWLNDPQYQLWLAELAPGAAPIGYILVAPAQLPLAGISAADLEIKRIYLLSKFHGGGLGKRMLEHAINYAKQRQAARLLLGVYAKNSAAIGFYQHAGFQQVGTRSFTVGGIDFDDYIMALAL, encoded by the coding sequence ATGAATATACTCATTAAGCCATGCACACCAGAAGATGGCGCCGCTTTGGCATTGATAGGGCAAGCGACTTTTCTAGAGACCTTTGCCGGCATCATCGCCGGTCATGCCATACTCAAACACTGTGCCCAGACGCACTCTCCTGCACAGTACCAAGAGTGGCTAAATGACCCACAATATCAATTATGGTTAGCCGAACTCGCACCCGGTGCAGCGCCTATAGGCTATATCCTGGTGGCACCGGCCCAACTGCCTTTAGCCGGCATTTCGGCGGCCGACCTTGAAATAAAACGTATTTATTTATTGAGTAAATTTCATGGCGGAGGTCTGGGAAAACGGATGCTAGAACACGCGATCAACTATGCAAAACAGCGCCAAGCCGCGCGCTTATTGCTGGGTGTGTATGCAAAAAATTCGGCTGCTATCGGATTCTATCAACACGCAGGTTTCCAGCAAGTCGGCACACGCAGCTTCACAGTCGGCGGCATAGATTTTGATGATTACATCATGGCTTTAGCGCTATGA
- a CDS encoding DUF4124 domain-containing protein — protein sequence MPNILKTILASLLTLMLSANAVAQVNKCKDLKTGHITYSDAACPKSDAATKISGARSSEELSTERKRASEAQEQTALRFQREAQATQIQAVSSSPARGRPSATAVDLSKSYECSTAKYALEVAKNRATPLNGGTDSYQDQVDMACLGPDAAAKIIAARAGATKIIINNAPRCRLATQELTSGERDACALNEGSQLNR from the coding sequence ATGCCCAATATCCTCAAAACTATCTTGGCTTCCTTACTAACGCTGATGCTTTCAGCTAATGCTGTTGCGCAAGTAAATAAATGTAAAGATCTTAAGACTGGTCATATTACTTACTCTGATGCAGCATGCCCTAAATCGGATGCCGCCACGAAAATATCAGGAGCCAGGTCGTCTGAAGAGCTAAGTACTGAACGCAAACGTGCCTCGGAAGCGCAAGAGCAAACAGCACTGCGTTTCCAGCGTGAGGCGCAGGCGACTCAGATTCAAGCCGTTAGCTCTTCCCCAGCCCGAGGAAGACCGTCAGCGACAGCAGTGGATCTATCGAAATCGTATGAATGCAGTACTGCGAAGTATGCATTAGAAGTTGCTAAAAATCGTGCCACGCCTCTCAACGGTGGTACCGACTCTTACCAGGATCAAGTTGACATGGCCTGTCTGGGGCCAGACGCAGCAGCTAAAATTATAGCGGCCAGAGCAGGCGCGACCAAAATCATTATCAATAACGCGCCGCGCTGTCGATTAGCCACGCAAGAATTGACGTCGGGTGAGCGAGATGCTTGCGCTTTGAATGAGGGAAGCCAGCTAAATCGATGA
- a CDS encoding HDOD domain-containing protein — protein MPTIPVNNANTQSIPVVSGTIAAISAESVITEVESLFALPDAAIQLSALLSDPDTTNIQIVDIISIDPALSARVLKLVNSAYFGLNESVGTISRAVAVLGRSPLHSLVLATSAGLAFENMSSELVDMEKFWKRSVYAALAAGSLASRGGPRLRERVFLSALLHQVGQLVMYHHLPEISTQVLAAVARGEDRASSEYALLGFTHADLGATLLEHWKLPVALTEPVRYQERSNEAPDHAREAALVHLASLIAQHMELNLANSPTASAFDVDPELWAQANCNPEILDSVIEEVDLNWFQVISLIAPNAMLIY, from the coding sequence ATGCCGACCATTCCTGTCAATAATGCCAACACTCAATCTATCCCTGTTGTTAGCGGAACTATTGCGGCGATCAGCGCCGAGTCTGTCATTACTGAAGTAGAAAGCCTATTCGCTCTACCAGATGCGGCGATACAGCTGAGTGCCTTGTTGTCAGATCCCGACACCACAAATATACAGATAGTCGACATCATCAGTATAGATCCAGCTCTCAGTGCTCGGGTACTCAAGTTGGTCAATAGTGCCTACTTTGGCCTAAACGAATCCGTAGGAACCATATCGCGAGCGGTAGCCGTGTTGGGGAGATCCCCATTGCACTCCCTGGTGCTGGCGACTTCGGCAGGTTTGGCATTCGAAAATATGTCCAGTGAATTAGTCGACATGGAAAAATTCTGGAAACGCAGCGTCTATGCCGCCTTGGCAGCTGGCAGCCTGGCTAGCCGTGGTGGGCCACGTCTACGCGAACGGGTATTTCTATCAGCGCTGCTACACCAGGTGGGCCAACTAGTGATGTATCACCACCTACCTGAGATCTCCACTCAAGTACTGGCTGCGGTGGCACGTGGTGAAGACCGTGCTTCAAGTGAATACGCTTTGTTAGGTTTTACGCATGCCGACCTTGGCGCTACCCTACTCGAACACTGGAAGCTCCCGGTGGCATTGACCGAACCGGTACGCTATCAAGAACGCAGTAACGAAGCCCCAGATCACGCGCGCGAAGCAGCACTAGTACATCTCGCCAGCCTGATCGCCCAACACATGGAACTGAACCTGGCCAATAGTCCAACCGCAAGTGCATTCGATGTCGATCCCGAGCTATGGGCACAAGCCAACTGCAATCCAGAGATACTCGACAGCGTCATCGAGGAAGTCGATCTCAATTGGTTCCAGGTCATCAGCTTGATAGCCCCGAATGCGATGCTCATTTACTAA
- a CDS encoding DUF2322 family protein codes for MKFNEVLSTLPVIDQLAAIELFDGNNLLSRIENKPGSAGSVRVYHALHQEFGVINAIAATKGLQLYAEHTDDAIAFPGKHPNIDRLLSLIQDNASSDTCKQLTVNLIAV; via the coding sequence ATGAAGTTCAACGAGGTTTTGTCCACACTTCCGGTTATCGATCAACTTGCCGCGATCGAATTATTTGATGGCAACAATCTGCTCAGCAGAATTGAAAACAAACCGGGATCAGCTGGCAGCGTGCGTGTGTATCACGCCTTGCATCAAGAATTCGGTGTAATCAATGCCATTGCCGCAACTAAGGGTTTGCAACTGTACGCAGAGCATACCGATGATGCCATCGCCTTCCCAGGCAAGCATCCAAATATTGATAGGCTGCTGTCTTTAATTCAAGACAATGCGTCCAGCGATACTTGCAAACAACTTACTGTCAATTTAATCGCTGTATGA
- a CDS encoding PilZ domain-containing protein, producing MLKQLFAKALGNEDDKPVPSDLHAHTDDKHLWLSSLIDLFPIGKKQRYYPEYKMDIVFDTLVIAYCVNGHFLYSASAIENDAEGHPAFFRITQSGERIAFSKVKSFQLVVPDTSESEVKLDYERRAALGRGRQFAKGNSISLISAAPGRGVSTVDTEVTKLVVQKDGPYAPATLILLTPDLDTLVVTDQRAKARVKISVPLMLSSEEGPLVSACTIVDISDAALRIHIDSNHPNMPEMEINSEVVMVINLSKAELQFSVKGKVMRSFPGIRVIKLLALLKNGKYVPFSPLDHLELKAGLMNF from the coding sequence GTGCTAAAACAATTATTCGCTAAAGCGCTAGGCAACGAGGATGATAAGCCCGTCCCTAGCGATTTGCATGCACATACAGATGATAAGCACCTGTGGCTGAGCTCCTTGATCGATCTCTTCCCTATCGGTAAAAAGCAGCGTTACTATCCAGAATACAAAATGGATATCGTTTTCGATACCTTGGTCATTGCCTATTGTGTCAACGGACATTTTCTCTATTCCGCCTCCGCAATAGAGAATGATGCTGAAGGGCACCCTGCGTTTTTTAGAATTACTCAAAGCGGCGAACGGATAGCGTTTTCCAAGGTCAAGAGCTTTCAATTGGTGGTGCCCGACACCTCAGAGTCTGAAGTAAAACTCGATTACGAAAGACGCGCTGCGCTGGGGCGTGGACGTCAATTTGCTAAAGGCAATAGCATATCCCTGATATCGGCAGCACCGGGCAGAGGCGTTTCTACGGTAGACACAGAAGTGACTAAGCTGGTGGTCCAAAAAGATGGCCCCTATGCTCCCGCGACTCTGATTTTGCTCACGCCCGACCTCGACACTCTGGTGGTGACCGACCAAAGAGCCAAAGCGCGCGTCAAGATCTCTGTACCGTTAATGCTTTCTTCTGAAGAAGGCCCTTTAGTCAGCGCCTGCACCATCGTGGATATTTCAGACGCTGCCCTGCGTATTCATATCGACAGTAACCATCCGAATATGCCTGAAATGGAGATCAATTCTGAGGTCGTTATGGTGATTAATTTATCCAAGGCGGAGTTGCAATTTAGCGTTAAAGGCAAGGTAATGCGCAGCTTTCCGGGGATACGCGTGATTAAACTACTAGCCTTACTTAAGAACGGAAAATATGTGCCCTTCAGCCCACTTGATCATCTAGAACTCAAGGCTGGTTTAATGAATTTTTGA
- a CDS encoding amino acid ABC transporter substrate-binding protein, whose protein sequence is MKKPLRTLCLKSLLATSLCSTFSAVAADTLASIKEKQSITIAYREETFPFSYLAGNKQPVGYSIDICMLLVDSLKRELKLPKLAVNYLPVTAETRLKAIAEGKADLECGSSTNSPERRNLVNFAIPHFFANVRMLVRNDTAIKNWADVKGKTLVLTTGSSTAKVLAEKAKTKDLKYTVVNAPNHQASFALLESAKADAFVMDDVLLYALRAESKKANKFTITGEVLSTQTYSIVLRKDDPNFKKFVDKELANDMINGTVTKIYDKWFKQPTPPKAINLEMPMNRILTDQLRFPTDQHLE, encoded by the coding sequence ATGAAAAAACCTCTCCGCACTCTCTGCTTAAAATCCTTACTCGCGACCAGTCTCTGTAGCACTTTCAGCGCCGTTGCCGCCGACACTTTAGCTAGTATCAAAGAGAAACAAAGCATCACCATCGCCTACCGCGAGGAGACTTTTCCTTTCTCTTACTTGGCTGGCAATAAACAACCGGTAGGCTACTCCATCGATATCTGCATGCTGCTGGTCGATAGTCTCAAGCGCGAATTAAAATTACCAAAATTGGCCGTCAATTATCTTCCCGTCACGGCAGAGACCAGACTAAAGGCGATTGCAGAGGGTAAAGCGGACTTAGAATGCGGTTCCAGCACGAATAGCCCAGAACGACGTAATTTAGTGAATTTTGCTATCCCGCATTTTTTTGCGAACGTACGCATGTTGGTGCGCAACGATACCGCGATCAAAAATTGGGCTGACGTCAAGGGGAAAACTCTGGTGCTCACCACTGGTAGCTCAACCGCCAAAGTCTTGGCCGAAAAAGCCAAAACCAAAGATTTAAAATACACCGTCGTCAATGCGCCAAATCATCAGGCCTCTTTCGCTTTGCTAGAAAGCGCTAAGGCCGATGCCTTTGTCATGGATGATGTTTTACTGTATGCCTTACGCGCCGAATCGAAGAAAGCCAATAAATTTACTATCACTGGTGAAGTACTTTCTACTCAAACTTACTCTATTGTGCTGCGCAAGGATGATCCAAATTTCAAAAAATTTGTCGATAAAGAATTGGCCAATGATATGATCAACGGTACCGTCACTAAGATCTACGACAAGTGGTTCAAACAGCCGACGCCGCCTAAAGCTATTAATCTTGAAATGCCTATGAATCGCATTCTCACCGATCAGTTACGTTTCCCTACTGATCAACATTTGGAGTAA
- a CDS encoding beta-ketoacyl synthase: MNFFNAPISITAIASLSPLGNCSFDVWQNYLKPTTCIRETSVQGQAFFLASIPEHLKPELALIRASHPHYQTLDETVIYAILVARQAIRQADWDQSDEVGINLGSSRGATQLFEQYHQEFLTSTSTPKLCSPNTTLGNISSWVAHDLKIQGPQVSHSVTCSTGLHAVLNGVAWLKAGMSKKFLVGASEAPLTAFTLHQMQALKITARSAGTYPCRALDLEKQENTMVLGEGAAVACLEPGKVPNALATIDGVGYASDDARYNFSLSESAICFQKSMKMALGSITADQVDCIIMHAPGTMLGDSAEFKAIEAVFGTNLPMLTTNKWKIGHSLGASGMLSLELAILMLQHQEFIPVPFIPAQAHAKQINKILINAVGFGGNAVTILLSRAH; encoded by the coding sequence TTGAATTTTTTTAACGCACCCATCTCCATCACAGCCATTGCATCATTGTCTCCGTTAGGAAACTGCTCATTTGATGTTTGGCAAAATTATCTTAAGCCCACCACCTGCATACGCGAAACTAGTGTGCAAGGACAGGCATTTTTTCTAGCCAGCATACCCGAACACCTGAAGCCAGAGCTTGCGCTGATACGCGCCTCGCATCCCCATTATCAAACGCTGGACGAGACTGTCATCTACGCCATTCTGGTAGCACGACAGGCGATACGGCAGGCGGACTGGGATCAATCCGATGAGGTCGGAATTAATCTGGGCTCTTCGCGCGGTGCCACTCAATTGTTTGAGCAATATCATCAAGAATTTTTGACTAGCACGAGTACGCCCAAACTATGCTCGCCCAACACTACCTTGGGGAATATCTCTAGTTGGGTCGCGCATGATTTAAAAATACAAGGGCCACAGGTATCACACTCGGTCACCTGTTCCACCGGTTTGCATGCTGTCTTAAACGGGGTTGCCTGGCTGAAGGCTGGCATGTCCAAGAAATTTTTAGTTGGTGCCAGCGAGGCGCCGCTGACTGCTTTCACTCTGCACCAAATGCAAGCACTAAAAATCACCGCGCGCAGTGCCGGCACTTATCCTTGCCGCGCGCTTGATTTAGAGAAGCAAGAAAATACCATGGTGCTGGGCGAAGGCGCTGCGGTGGCGTGCCTGGAACCAGGGAAAGTGCCAAATGCTCTGGCGACCATCGATGGTGTGGGTTATGCCAGTGACGATGCCCGCTACAATTTCTCACTCTCAGAGAGCGCTATTTGCTTCCAAAAATCCATGAAAATGGCGCTCGGTTCAATCACTGCGGATCAGGTCGACTGCATCATCATGCATGCGCCCGGCACTATGCTAGGCGATAGCGCAGAATTTAAGGCAATTGAGGCCGTGTTTGGTACCAACTTGCCTATGCTGACCACGAATAAATGGAAAATTGGTCATAGCCTGGGGGCCTCTGGCATGCTCAGTCTGGAACTGGCGATCTTGATGTTGCAGCATCAAGAGTTTATTCCTGTGCCATTTATTCCCGCCCAAGCCCACGCTAAGCAGATAAATAAGATACTGATTAATGCCGTCGGCTTTGGCGGCAATGCCGTGACGATTTTACTGAGCCGAGCGCACTAA
- a CDS encoding GNAT family N-acetyltransferase — protein MQVQLRAVTYDNFDAVIELQLLKHQEDYLSSNCYSIAQSKFDPNYHPRAIYADDELVGFLMYNSFDCEVQHQTGIHRFMIDQRHQGKGLGRQAMHLVLDEIEAQPLLQRITICYHPTNPLAKPFYASLGFIETGLDEEGEMIAEILIDKRQAAI, from the coding sequence ATGCAAGTGCAACTCAGAGCCGTCACTTATGACAATTTCGATGCCGTCATAGAATTACAATTACTCAAGCACCAAGAAGACTACTTGTCCAGCAATTGCTATTCGATTGCGCAATCAAAATTTGATCCAAATTACCATCCGCGCGCGATTTACGCGGATGATGAGTTGGTGGGCTTCCTGATGTATAACAGCTTCGATTGCGAGGTCCAGCATCAGACCGGCATCCATAGATTCATGATAGACCAGCGCCATCAAGGCAAAGGTCTGGGTCGGCAAGCCATGCATCTGGTTTTAGACGAAATAGAAGCTCAGCCATTATTGCAACGCATCACCATTTGCTATCACCCGACTAACCCGCTGGCAAAACCCTTCTACGCCAGCTTGGGCTTTATCGAAACCGGCCTCGATGAGGAAGGTGAAATGATCGCCGAAATTCTGATTGACAAGCGTCAAGCAGCGATCTAA
- a CDS encoding TlpA family protein disulfide reductase: MNRRDFIQSAIISGVGMSSALALAQGKTTGQKYELSGLDVAGKKLDLKDFSGRTVLVSFFTFDCALCTHDLKLMREFYVRNASNKFVLLGVNMDQNKKDLDEYNEATTLAFPKDQRFPTVWRNAPGHKDNFGKVSSLPSHFVIDAKQQLMFKREGAFQADDWDKLWLSLG; encoded by the coding sequence ATGAACAGAAGAGATTTTATACAGTCGGCGATTATTTCGGGAGTGGGCATGTCGAGTGCGCTGGCGCTGGCTCAGGGTAAAACGACAGGGCAAAAATATGAACTATCAGGACTCGATGTCGCCGGTAAAAAGCTCGATTTAAAAGATTTTTCGGGTCGTACGGTCTTGGTGAGTTTTTTTACCTTCGATTGCGCACTATGTACCCACGATCTGAAATTAATGCGTGAGTTTTATGTCAGAAATGCCAGCAATAAATTCGTCTTGTTGGGCGTTAATATGGATCAGAACAAGAAAGACCTGGATGAGTACAACGAGGCCACTACCTTGGCCTTTCCGAAGGATCAGCGCTTTCCTACCGTATGGCGCAATGCACCTGGCCACAAAGATAATTTCGGCAAAGTGAGCAGCCTGCCTAGTCATTTCGTGATCGATGCCAAACAACAATTAATGTTCAAGCGCGAAGGTGCATTTCAAGCCGACGACTGGGATAAATTGTGGTTATCCCTAGGCTAG
- a CDS encoding carbon-nitrogen hydrolase family protein, with translation MTLTATPSSLLRIGAAQAQSIAGDIDANVAQVVALIETAAKAQLQLLVFPEKFLSGYEPDLIKTDIQRYTVSQDDVRLQPILDACASTGVAAIVGAASHAAGKLYISSLIISSKGELLSLYHKQHLFSTERALFCAGASDAGCLLEIADWRLSTAICYDSGFPEHARNAALAGSHVYLASALFSQGNGHHESRIWMPARALDNTIFVLMSNHIGSTGGWNTCGSSAIWSPYGKLLAEGSSDQAGVISCSLDPALMREARSRESMLADYRAIAPNTEHLFKRYRLD, from the coding sequence ATGACACTTACTGCGACTCCCTCCAGCCTACTACGCATAGGCGCAGCGCAAGCACAGAGTATTGCGGGCGATATCGACGCCAATGTGGCACAAGTGGTGGCTCTGATAGAAACCGCAGCCAAGGCGCAGCTGCAGTTATTGGTATTTCCCGAAAAGTTTTTGAGTGGCTACGAACCGGATCTGATCAAAACGGATATTCAGCGGTATACCGTAAGCCAAGACGATGTACGCCTGCAGCCTATACTAGATGCCTGCGCAAGCACCGGTGTGGCGGCCATCGTGGGTGCGGCTAGCCATGCGGCAGGCAAGCTTTACATTTCATCCCTGATTATCAGTAGCAAAGGTGAACTGCTCAGTCTCTATCATAAGCAGCATTTGTTTAGTACGGAACGCGCACTCTTTTGCGCGGGGGCGAGCGATGCAGGCTGCCTGCTGGAAATCGCTGACTGGAGGCTGTCCACGGCGATTTGCTACGACTCAGGTTTCCCCGAACATGCCCGCAATGCGGCACTGGCCGGTAGCCACGTGTATCTGGCCAGCGCGCTGTTTAGTCAAGGCAATGGGCATCACGAATCGCGCATCTGGATGCCGGCGCGGGCGCTCGACAATACCATCTTCGTGCTCATGTCTAACCATATCGGCAGCACAGGCGGCTGGAATACCTGTGGCAGCAGCGCCATCTGGAGCCCTTACGGCAAGCTATTAGCCGAAGGCAGTAGCGATCAGGCCGGTGTCATCAGCTGCAGCTTAGATCCCGCCTTAATGCGCGAAGCACGTAGCCGCGAAAGCATGTTGGCGGACTACCGCGCCATCGCGCCCAACACTGAGCACCTGTTCAAGCGCTATCGATTAGACTAA
- a CDS encoding single-stranded DNA-binding protein produces the protein MIDALIAGRMYGHAEERSGQAGSAYVMCKIRASTDDGDTLFCNVIAFNDQVRSTLLGLADGDSVALSGALTPKVWTDKQGNVRPALDIVAHAVISAHRISDV, from the coding sequence ATGATAGATGCACTCATCGCCGGACGCATGTACGGCCACGCAGAAGAACGCAGTGGTCAGGCTGGATCGGCCTATGTGATGTGTAAGATACGTGCCAGCACTGACGATGGCGACACCCTGTTTTGTAACGTCATCGCATTTAATGATCAGGTACGCAGTACTTTGCTCGGTTTGGCCGATGGCGATAGCGTCGCCCTCTCTGGCGCCCTCACCCCCAAGGTCTGGACCGACAAGCAAGGTAATGTGAGACCAGCTCTCGATATTGTGGCACATGCAGTCATCAGCGCGCACCGCATTAGCGACGTCTAG
- a CDS encoding zinc-binding protein yields the protein MRDFKRDSKRDSKLALVYSCSGCSSVAQLANVCAVRLDREARAEMSCISGVGGGVPSLLKLAQSGRPILALDGCALSCVSACLNNAGVTEFHHLVLNREGAKKRFHSDPSAEEESRVWRVVLDELDRMLPAAADQQSGAIALTISSDATTYGSSDSSSDSPSVPLLEKQL from the coding sequence ATGCGTGATTTTAAGCGTGATTCTAAGCGTGATTCCAAGCTGGCCTTGGTCTACAGTTGTTCAGGATGCTCCAGTGTGGCGCAATTGGCTAACGTCTGTGCGGTACGCCTTGATCGCGAGGCTAGAGCTGAAATGTCATGCATTAGCGGTGTTGGCGGAGGTGTGCCATCGCTGCTGAAACTGGCGCAGTCCGGTAGGCCAATTTTGGCGCTCGACGGTTGCGCCTTGTCCTGTGTCTCCGCTTGCCTGAATAATGCCGGGGTGACTGAGTTTCATCATCTGGTGCTCAATCGTGAAGGTGCCAAAAAACGTTTTCACTCCGATCCCAGTGCCGAGGAAGAGAGTCGTGTATGGCGGGTGGTGCTGGACGAACTTGACCGGATGCTGCCCGCTGCTGCGGATCAACAGTCTGGCGCAATCGCTTTAACAATTTCATCTGATGCGACCACCTATGGATCATCAGATTCATCATCAGATTCACCATCAGTCCCCCTCTTAGAGAAACAATTATGA